In Deinococcus psychrotolerans, a genomic segment contains:
- a CDS encoding DEAD/DEAH box helicase — translation MLFSELINPELAARLEAQGITEATPIQVESLPHTLAGRDLIGRARTGTGKTLAFALPIIQSLEPSRERGRTPRALIMAPTRELAKQVAEHFNKASGNLEVLTIYGGAAYGPQEKALSRGVDIVVGTPGRIIDHIERRNLMLDAVQFVVLDEADEMLSVGFADAIEEILKATPPERQTMLFSATLTRDILRIAKQYQNDPVTVDLVGEGKSQAAVSVEHLKIRVGRTRTRLLADLLTVYNPERAIIFTRTKREVDELAMELIHRGLEAEALHGDLAQSQRERALGAFRAGRVRVLVATDVAARGLDIPEVDLVVQYHLPQDHESYVHRSGRTGRAGRTGTAIVMYGDREQRDLRNLEHATGVHFQERLHPTPKEVRDASASTAADQVRKVDSEFAEPFQQAAERLFSELGIEGLARALARIAGAVTAARSVSLLSGEEGQITVMLRGQRLSVARTVALIARSTDIDSRALGKVRLFQDGAVADLPSELVAKLLAASPLDDQIEVSVPDELPELTDAPQRERFSDSRSGGGYRGGSRQGGGGGGSRFSNDRGGNGGGSGGSNFRGRSSSSREDFGSREFVPSGPERSGSSERRDRR, via the coding sequence ATGTTATTTAGTGAACTGATCAACCCCGAACTTGCCGCACGCCTTGAAGCCCAGGGCATCACCGAAGCCACTCCTATTCAAGTCGAGAGCCTGCCGCACACCTTGGCCGGCCGTGACTTGATCGGCCGCGCCCGCACCGGCACCGGCAAGACGCTGGCTTTCGCGCTGCCGATCATCCAGAGCTTGGAGCCCAGCCGTGAGCGTGGCCGCACGCCCCGCGCCCTGATCATGGCCCCGACCCGCGAACTGGCCAAGCAAGTCGCCGAGCATTTCAACAAAGCCTCGGGCAACTTGGAAGTCTTGACCATCTACGGCGGCGCGGCTTACGGCCCCCAAGAAAAGGCCCTCTCTCGCGGCGTGGACATCGTCGTGGGCACCCCCGGACGCATCATCGACCATATCGAGCGCCGCAACCTGATGCTCGACGCGGTGCAGTTCGTGGTACTCGACGAAGCCGATGAAATGCTCAGCGTAGGGTTTGCCGACGCCATCGAAGAAATCCTCAAGGCCACCCCTCCTGAGCGCCAGACCATGCTGTTCAGCGCCACGCTGACCCGCGACATCTTGCGCATCGCCAAGCAGTACCAGAACGATCCGGTGACGGTGGATCTGGTCGGCGAAGGTAAGAGCCAGGCTGCCGTGAGCGTCGAGCACCTCAAGATCCGTGTGGGGCGCACCCGCACCCGCTTGCTGGCCGACTTGCTGACCGTCTACAACCCCGAACGCGCCATTATCTTTACCCGCACCAAGCGTGAAGTGGACGAACTGGCGATGGAACTCATCCATCGTGGCCTGGAAGCCGAAGCGCTTCACGGCGACCTCGCCCAGAGCCAGCGTGAACGCGCCCTCGGTGCTTTCCGCGCCGGACGGGTGCGTGTGCTGGTCGCCACCGACGTGGCCGCCCGTGGCCTCGACATTCCTGAAGTGGATTTGGTGGTGCAGTACCACTTGCCGCAAGACCACGAAAGCTACGTTCACCGCTCGGGCCGGACGGGCCGCGCTGGGCGCACCGGCACTGCCATCGTGATGTACGGCGACCGCGAGCAGCGTGACCTGCGCAACTTGGAGCACGCCACCGGCGTTCACTTCCAAGAGCGCCTGCACCCCACCCCCAAAGAAGTCCGTGACGCTTCGGCCAGCACCGCTGCCGATCAGGTTCGCAAGGTGGACTCCGAATTTGCCGAGCCTTTCCAGCAAGCAGCCGAGCGCCTCTTCAGCGAACTGGGCATCGAGGGTCTGGCCCGCGCTCTGGCCCGCATCGCCGGAGCGGTGACGGCTGCCCGCAGCGTGAGCCTGCTCAGCGGCGAAGAAGGCCAAATTACTGTGATGCTGCGTGGTCAGCGTCTCAGCGTGGCCCGCACAGTCGCTCTGATTGCCCGCAGCACCGACATCGACAGCCGCGCCCTGGGCAAAGTGCGTTTGTTCCAAGACGGCGCGGTGGCTGACTTGCCCAGCGAACTGGTTGCCAAGTTGCTGGCCGCTTCGCCCCTCGATGACCAGATCGAAGTCAGCGTGCCGGACGAGTTGCCCGAACTCACCGACGCCCCGCAGCGTGAGCGTTTCAGCGACAGCCGCAGCGGTGGCGGTTACCGTGGCGGAAGCCGTCAGGGTGGCGGCGGCGGCGGAAGCCGTTTCAGTAACGACCGTGGTGGCAATGGCGGCGGCAGCGGCGGGAGCAATTTCCGTGGCCGCAGCAGCAGCAGCCGTGAAGATTTCGGCAGCCGCGAGTTTGTTCCCAGCGGCCCCGAGCGCAGCGGCAGCAGCGAGCGGCGGGATCGCCGTTAA
- a CDS encoding class I SAM-dependent rRNA methyltransferase — MNVKIKTQALRRLRGRYPFGHTGDIASADAGITAGEVVDVLTEEGRFVGRGYFNAAGATPLRMLTLQREDINEAFYRRRIREALQRRENQIHRTDALRVIHAEADGLPGVVADQFGNSSSGGVLAVQLRNAGTERHRDLILSALKKETGAAAAYERSDTGERRREGLDLKTGELWGEVPARVRFVEDDLELFFEWKTAQKTGFFLDQRDNRRMMAELVRPGQNFLDVYSYTGGFSLQAAKRGATTLAVDKDVAALATLEAVARANKLKAGARLGDALEVLSQLEREKRRFDAVVLDPPTLAKRRDDVPNAKRIFTAAATSALKMLNPGGHLLISTCAHYLRVDDLLDAARVAAGEAEAAAQVVAITYQPADHPYMLAVPESLYLKSVLLKKE, encoded by the coding sequence ATGAATGTGAAGATCAAAACCCAAGCGCTGCGCCGTCTGCGTGGCCGGTACCCTTTCGGTCACACCGGCGATATTGCCAGCGCCGATGCTGGAATAACGGCAGGCGAAGTGGTGGACGTCCTCACCGAAGAAGGCCGGTTCGTGGGGCGTGGTTACTTCAATGCCGCTGGCGCGACGCCGCTGAGGATGCTGACCTTGCAGCGCGAGGACATCAACGAAGCGTTTTACCGCAGGCGCATTCGGGAAGCCCTCCAGCGGCGCGAAAACCAGATTCACCGCACCGACGCCCTGAGAGTCATTCACGCCGAGGCCGACGGCCTACCGGGCGTGGTGGCCGATCAATTCGGCAATTCCTCATCTGGCGGGGTCTTGGCGGTGCAGCTGCGCAACGCGGGCACCGAGCGCCACCGCGATTTGATTCTCAGCGCCCTCAAAAAAGAAACCGGCGCGGCGGCGGCTTACGAGCGCAGTGATACCGGCGAGCGCCGCCGCGAGGGACTTGATCTCAAAACCGGCGAACTGTGGGGCGAAGTTCCAGCACGGGTGCGCTTTGTAGAAGATGATTTGGAGCTGTTTTTCGAGTGGAAAACCGCCCAGAAAACCGGCTTTTTTCTCGATCAGCGCGACAACCGCCGGATGATGGCCGAGCTGGTGCGGCCCGGTCAGAATTTTTTGGACGTCTATTCCTATACCGGGGGCTTCAGCTTGCAGGCGGCCAAGCGGGGCGCGACCACGCTGGCGGTAGACAAAGACGTTGCCGCCCTCGCCACGCTGGAAGCGGTGGCCCGCGCCAACAAACTCAAAGCGGGCGCGAGGCTGGGCGACGCGCTGGAGGTCTTGTCGCAGCTTGAGCGCGAAAAGCGGCGCTTCGACGCCGTGGTGCTCGACCCGCCCACCCTCGCCAAGCGCCGTGACGACGTCCCCAACGCCAAACGGATCTTCACGGCGGCGGCCACCAGCGCCCTGAAGATGCTCAACCCCGGCGGCCACCTGCTGATCTCCACCTGCGCCCATTATTTGCGTGTCGATGATCTCTTGGACGCCGCCCGTGTCGCGGCAGGTGAAGCTGAGGCCGCCGCTCAGGTCGTGGCCATCACTTACCAACCCGCCGACCATCCTTACATGTTGGCAGTGCCGGAAAGTTTGTACCTTAAAAGTGTATTGCTCAAAAAAGAGTGA
- a CDS encoding peroxiredoxin, with protein sequence MSLRSGQAAPLFEARSDDGRRVALRELRGEWVALFFFSGALTPAGRLEAQQFEAVQRDFQQLGAQVIGVSSDTEASQALLRQTCQLSFPLLPDAQRRIGKAYGVLGGALGLLGFNQRRTFLIDPAGRVAYVWRGVKPNRHAAEVLCELSRQQGQAGPRSQQISHGPV encoded by the coding sequence ATGTCTTTACGTTCCGGCCAAGCGGCTCCCTTGTTTGAGGCCAGAAGTGACGATGGGCGGCGCGTCGCCCTGCGGGAGCTGCGGGGAGAGTGGGTGGCGCTGTTCTTTTTCTCGGGAGCGCTGACCCCAGCGGGCCGCCTAGAAGCTCAGCAATTTGAAGCGGTGCAGCGTGACTTTCAGCAATTGGGCGCTCAAGTCATCGGCGTGAGCAGCGATACCGAGGCCAGTCAAGCGTTGCTGCGCCAGACCTGTCAGTTGAGTTTTCCCCTGCTGCCGGATGCTCAGCGCCGTATTGGCAAGGCTTACGGCGTGCTGGGCGGCGCTCTGGGCCTGCTGGGCTTCAACCAGCGCCGCACTTTTTTGATTGATCCAGCAGGCCGGGTCGCTTACGTGTGGCGCGGCGTCAAACCAAACCGCCACGCCGCCGAGGTGCTGTGCGAACTCAGCCGGCAGCAAGGGCAGGCGGGGCCGCGCTCCCAGCAGATTTCGCACGGGCCGGTTTAA
- the tilS gene encoding tRNA lysidine(34) synthetase TilS yields the protein MPASVFAPLLTPLRRYAAPDVPPLVVGVSGGADSVALLRALLMLGIKPVVAHLDHQLRPESERDAEWVRQLCAGLGAEYVTQTAPVARVAAERGWTTEEAARRLRYAFLARTAKQRGAQLILTAHTQNDQAETVLWQLLRGEAVLSGIASERGPLHRPWLGVSRAQLTAALSEWQQPWLEDASNADTRYTRNWLRAEVLPLLRSRFSALDASLSRLARFQAQDDDALQAASRFSSHAPQRGQPPALLRRAVRRELQAAGLTFHAEHLEQLAAALSAGDTQHLTLPGGRAASVTGGPFPTLQLPNSLQPWPQPSFTPPPSWTLRHRQTADRMRLEGGTRKLSDILTDLKVPRAERGAVWLLADEDGVQWLGTLPPLWAQGAREQVQVLDPADFAPDSDPDTYFMGEALELARAAAEAGEVPVGAVVVSGGATIARAANRSRELGDMTRHAELDALRLAAQVVGPYLTACTLYVTLEPCPMCLGAMLEARLGRVVYAASNPRAGALGGVCDVLAQTWGHTLAVTPGVRASQAARLLKTSFREFRSARSPK from the coding sequence ATGCCCGCCTCTGTTTTCGCGCCGCTGCTCACACCACTGCGCCGGTATGCTGCGCCGGACGTACCACCGCTTGTCGTTGGAGTATCCGGCGGGGCCGATAGCGTGGCGCTGCTCCGGGCGCTGCTAATGCTCGGCATCAAGCCGGTGGTGGCCCATTTGGATCACCAACTTCGGCCCGAATCCGAACGGGACGCCGAGTGGGTACGTCAACTGTGCGCGGGCTTGGGCGCAGAGTACGTTACCCAAACGGCTCCAGTGGCCCGCGTAGCCGCCGAGCGCGGCTGGACGACCGAGGAAGCGGCGCGGCGGCTGCGTTACGCTTTTTTGGCACGCACCGCCAAGCAGCGCGGCGCACAGCTCATCTTGACGGCCCACACCCAAAATGACCAAGCCGAAACGGTGCTGTGGCAACTGCTGCGCGGCGAAGCGGTGTTGAGCGGCATCGCGTCCGAGCGCGGCCCCCTTCATCGCCCCTGGCTGGGAGTCAGCCGGGCGCAGCTCACGGCGGCGCTGAGCGAGTGGCAGCAGCCTTGGCTGGAAGACGCCAGCAACGCGGATACCCGCTACACCCGCAATTGGCTGCGGGCCGAGGTGCTGCCGCTGCTGCGCTCCCGCTTTTCGGCACTGGACGCCAGCCTCAGCCGCTTGGCCCGCTTTCAGGCCCAAGACGACGACGCCTTACAAGCCGCCTCACGGTTCAGCTCGCACGCGCCGCAGCGGGGCCAGCCGCCGGCCCTGCTGCGGCGGGCCGTGCGCCGCGAATTGCAAGCGGCTGGCCTGACCTTTCACGCTGAACATCTGGAGCAGCTCGCCGCCGCGCTGAGCGCCGGAGACACCCAGCATCTCACCTTGCCCGGAGGCCGGGCTGCGAGCGTCACAGGCGGGCCTTTTCCGACGTTACAGCTCCCCAATTCACTTCAACCGTGGCCGCAGCCGAGCTTCACCCCGCCGCCGAGTTGGACGCTACGCCACCGTCAAACCGCAGACCGAATGCGCCTTGAAGGCGGCACCCGCAAACTCAGCGACATCTTGACCGATTTGAAAGTTCCCAGAGCCGAGCGCGGCGCGGTGTGGCTGCTGGCCGACGAGGACGGCGTGCAGTGGCTCGGCACGCTGCCGCCGCTGTGGGCACAGGGCGCTCGGGAGCAGGTTCAAGTTCTTGACCCCGCTGACTTTGCTCCCGATTCAGATCCCGATACTTACTTCATGGGCGAGGCACTTGAACTCGCCCGCGCCGCTGCCGAGGCGGGCGAAGTGCCGGTGGGCGCGGTGGTGGTCAGCGGCGGGGCCACTATCGCGCGTGCGGCCAACCGCAGCCGCGAACTCGGCGACATGACCCGCCACGCCGAGCTGGACGCTTTGCGGCTGGCGGCTCAGGTGGTGGGGCCGTATTTAACTGCCTGCACCTTGTACGTCACCTTGGAGCCCTGCCCGATGTGCCTCGGCGCAATGCTGGAGGCCCGGCTGGGGCGGGTGGTCTACGCCGCCAGCAACCCGCGTGCCGGAGCACTGGGGGGAGTCTGCGACGTGTTGGCCCAGACTTGGGGCCACACCCTCGCGGTGACGCCGGGCGTGCGGGCTTCTCAAGCGGCGCGGCTGCTCAAGACCTCTTTTCGCGAGTTCCGCTCAGCACGCTCTCCAAAATAA
- a CDS encoding HD-GYP domain-containing protein: MSAPSAVSTSAPPAFSVPILSAAFIAAGLVAYGVVLQNTSVIVGMTVLCAALTQRLGGLWRWMPIVIYALAFTASLIFYNTAPGPWSLVGALALILGLGLLSIRESSTARETEWLHNTVKALEEGSVKLGEARDAEAIIRAGIAILQNLRVAPHFAVVAYRRGTPMILAARGAFEPFIEQPIVPSDNDSRSVQADHWVAEEVLALLKRPQRKTQLVVNIYGRATQHLGLILLTREDREFEADEKSVVESFARFLGAQLGQVYAIRELRDANDLTLKALGSALERRDDDTGGHTQRVMTLSLRLAARLGWDDERLKAVRWGAYLHDLGKIAVPDSILHKRGPLDANERASMQRHATLGYDMLQDLHFLPAETLDLVRHHHERWDGGGYPSGLRGQDIPDTARLFSIIDVYDALVNARPYKPAWSRERALQELRSQTGSQFDPQFMDAFLRMMSEQDDAKLVR; the protein is encoded by the coding sequence GTGTCTGCTCCGTCTGCGGTTTCCACTTCTGCTCCTCCAGCGTTTTCTGTGCCTATCCTCTCGGCGGCTTTCATTGCGGCGGGCCTGGTCGCTTACGGCGTCGTGCTGCAAAACACTTCGGTGATCGTCGGGATGACGGTGCTGTGTGCGGCCCTGACTCAGCGTCTGGGCGGCCTGTGGCGCTGGATGCCGATTGTCATCTATGCGCTGGCCTTTACCGCTTCTCTCATTTTCTACAACACCGCGCCTGGGCCGTGGAGCTTAGTCGGCGCACTGGCGCTCATCTTGGGCCTCGGTCTGCTCTCGATTCGCGAAAGCTCCACGGCCCGGGAAACCGAGTGGCTGCACAACACCGTCAAAGCGCTGGAAGAAGGCAGCGTCAAGTTGGGCGAGGCCAGAGACGCCGAAGCCATTATTCGGGCGGGCATCGCCATTTTGCAAAACCTGCGGGTGGCTCCTCACTTTGCGGTGGTGGCGTACCGGCGCGGCACCCCGATGATTTTGGCGGCGCGGGGAGCCTTCGAGCCGTTTATCGAGCAGCCGATTGTGCCGAGCGACAACGACAGCCGCAGCGTGCAGGCCGATCACTGGGTCGCCGAGGAAGTGCTGGCCCTGCTCAAGCGCCCGCAGCGCAAAACGCAGTTGGTGGTCAACATTTATGGCCGCGCCACCCAGCACCTCGGCCTCATTTTGCTGACCCGAGAAGACCGCGAGTTCGAAGCCGACGAAAAGTCAGTGGTCGAATCGTTTGCCCGCTTTCTGGGCGCACAGCTCGGTCAGGTCTACGCTATCCGCGAACTGCGCGACGCCAACGACTTGACCCTCAAAGCTCTAGGCTCTGCGCTTGAGCGCCGTGACGACGATACCGGCGGCCACACCCAGCGGGTGATGACCTTGTCGCTGCGCCTCGCGGCCCGCCTCGGCTGGGATGACGAGCGCCTCAAAGCAGTGCGCTGGGGCGCGTATCTGCACGATCTGGGCAAAATCGCCGTGCCGGATTCGATTTTGCACAAACGCGGGCCGCTGGACGCCAACGAGCGGGCCTCGATGCAGCGCCACGCCACCCTCGGCTACGACATGCTGCAAGACCTTCACTTCCTGCCTGCTGAGACACTCGATCTGGTGCGCCACCACCACGAGCGCTGGGACGGCGGCGGGTATCCCAGCGGCCTACGCGGTCAGGACATCCCCGACACCGCCCGGCTGTTTTCGATCATCGACGTGTACGACGCGCTGGTCAACGCCCGCCCCTACAAGCCTGCTTGGAGCCGTGAACGCGCCCTCCAAGAGCTGCGCAGCCAAACCGGCAGCCAGTTCGACCCGCAATTTATGGACGCTTTCCTGCGAATGATGTCCGAGCAAGACGACGCCAAATTGGTGCGCTGA